In Archangium lipolyticum, the following are encoded in one genomic region:
- a CDS encoding MFS transporter, with translation MKRTSYRKLGLLSALYFVQGLPFGFQTTALAVYLRTQGVSLMVISSIGLLSLPWMGKALWAPLVDRYGSERLGRRKSWILPMQAGMAAACAAAAFVPVPGALTLLLGLVFLMNLFAATQDIAVDGFAVDLLEPYELGWGNTAQVVGYKAGMLTGGGLLVWMSELIGWRGLFLAMSLLSLLVLAVAAVAREPRRSAEGPADERLSWHDVKERLLSALRLPGTGWMLLFIGTYKLGETMVDVLFKPFLVDVGFTPAQIGQWVGTWGLVASLLGSFAGGWLATRMPLLGALALAALLRVFPLGGEWWLALHGPTAPGVIAVTVAEHFFGGVLTTALFAFMMSRVDRRIGATHYTLLASVEVVGKAPGGPLAGLLATRAGWSYSDVFLLGTVLSVAFLALLLPLRQGASHSRSVSPQV, from the coding sequence GTGAAGAGAACCTCGTACCGGAAGCTGGGGCTGCTCAGCGCGCTGTACTTCGTGCAGGGGCTGCCCTTTGGCTTCCAGACCACCGCGCTGGCCGTGTACCTGCGCACGCAGGGCGTGTCGCTGATGGTCATCAGCAGCATCGGGCTCCTGTCGCTCCCCTGGATGGGCAAGGCGCTGTGGGCCCCCCTGGTGGACCGCTACGGCTCGGAGCGCCTCGGCCGGCGCAAGTCGTGGATATTGCCCATGCAGGCCGGGATGGCGGCCGCGTGCGCGGCGGCGGCGTTCGTGCCCGTGCCGGGCGCGCTGACGCTGCTGCTGGGGCTCGTCTTCCTGATGAACCTCTTCGCGGCCACGCAGGACATCGCGGTGGATGGCTTCGCGGTGGACCTGCTGGAGCCGTACGAGCTGGGGTGGGGCAACACGGCCCAGGTGGTGGGCTACAAGGCGGGGATGCTCACCGGAGGTGGGCTGCTCGTCTGGATGAGCGAGCTCATCGGCTGGCGGGGCCTCTTCCTGGCGATGTCGCTCCTGTCGCTGCTGGTGCTGGCGGTGGCGGCCGTGGCGCGCGAACCCCGGCGCTCAGCGGAAGGCCCGGCGGACGAGCGGCTCTCCTGGCATGACGTCAAGGAGCGGCTCCTCTCCGCCCTGCGCCTGCCCGGCACGGGGTGGATGCTGCTCTTCATCGGCACCTACAAGCTGGGCGAGACGATGGTGGACGTGCTCTTCAAGCCCTTCCTCGTCGACGTGGGCTTCACGCCCGCGCAGATCGGCCAGTGGGTGGGGACGTGGGGCCTGGTGGCCTCGCTGCTCGGCTCCTTCGCGGGAGGCTGGCTCGCCACCCGGATGCCGTTGCTGGGGGCGCTCGCCCTCGCCGCGCTCCTGCGCGTGTTCCCCCTGGGGGGCGAGTGGTGGCTGGCGCTGCATGGGCCCACGGCACCGGGTGTCATCGCCGTCACCGTGGCGGAGCACTTCTTCGGCGGCGTGCTCACCACGGCGCTGTTCGCGTTCATGATGTCGCGGGTGGATCGGCGCATCGGGGCCACGCACTACACGCTGCTGGCGAGCGTGGAGGTGGTGGGCAAGGCGCCAGGAGGGCCTCTCGCGGGCCTGCTGGCCACCCGGGCGGGGTGGAGCTACTCGGACGTGTTCCTGCTGGGCACGGTGCTCTCGGTGGCCTTCCTGGCGCTCCTGCTGCCCCTGCGGCAGGGGGCGTCACACTCCCGGTCCGTCTCTCCCCAGGTGTAG